A window of Sebastes umbrosus isolate fSebUmb1 chromosome 3, fSebUmb1.pri, whole genome shotgun sequence contains these coding sequences:
- the LOC119484912 gene encoding vascular cell adhesion protein 1-like, with protein MFFCYIFLVVSLMNCLQDFQVSSCDENCADKPVFTPSRLVVKFGDPASASCSVCQHACLGNLFDVESPVGYKTTNGTTVSWRVDRLTEWGSPPICYYNNNITNDQCCTYLPITVYQPPDNVSISFVDLTGPMFEGHQYTLQCTVQHVAPVQNLTVTFYRGQTALGQRLSKNNTEKKPVTEIFTLNITPSKEDDGAQFWCDAKLELGPEGPQLPPVVMSQNITTIFQYEPHLVGSLHPDWPIIGAVGDQNSGEGQGQSGMGPCYKVQSSTSCYWRGQAGTWQVTGWSLLLLSLLSGFGQGTEQTNPRKSEHEGSHVPGAELSLELGRTTSNPVIATIVRRVEPPPNTLLHTGVVDKK; from the exons ATGTTTTTCTGTTACATATTTTTGGTGGTTTCTTTGATGAATTGTCTGCAGGACTTCCAAGTGTCAAGTTGTG ATGAAAACTGTGCAGATAAACCCGTATTCACTCCATCCAGACTGGTAGTGAAGTTTGGTGACCCAGCCTCTGCCAGCTGCTCTGTGTGTCAGCATGCTTGCCTCGGCAACTTATTTGATGTGGAAAGCCCTGTGGGATACAAGACAACAAATGGAACCACGGTTTCATGGAGGgttgacagactgactgaatGGGGCTCACCTCCTATTTgctattataataacaatattactaATGACCAGTGTTGTACCTACCTGCCTATTACTGTCTACC AGCCTCCTGATAATGTGTCCATCAGCTTTGTTGATCTCACTGGGCCGATGTTTGAGGGTCACCAGTACACTCTGCAGTGTACAGTACAGCATGTGGCTCCTGTTCAAAACCTCACAGTGACCTTCTACAGAGGACAGACAGCACTGGGTCAACGACTGTCCAAGAATAACACAGAGAAGAAACCAGTGACTGAGATCTTCACTCTGAACATCACCCCGAGTAAAGAAGATGATGGAGCCCAGTTCTGGTGTGATGCAAAGCTAGAACTGGGACCTGAAGGACCACAGCTCCCTCcagtggtgatgtcacaaaacaTCACCACCATTTTCCAAT ATGAGCCTCATCTAGTGGGGTCATTACATCCAGATTG GCCCATAATAGGTGCTGTTGGTGACCAAAATAGCGGTGAAGGTCAAGGGCAGAGCGGAATGGGTCCATGCTACAAGGTGCAGAGCAGCACCTCCTGCTACTGGAGAGGGCAAGCAGGGACGTGGCAAGTGACAGGATGGTCACTCCTTCTCCTCTCACTGCTGAGTGGGTTCGGTCAAGGGACCGAGCAAACTAATCCAAGGAAATCGGAGCATGAGGGCTCTCATGTTCCAGGTGCCGAGCTGAGCCTTGAGCTCGGTAGAACAACAAGCAACCCAGTGATTGCAACCATTGTGAGGAGGGTTGAGCCACCACCCAACACTTTGTTACACACCGGTGTGGTGGacaaaaagtga